From Novosphingobium decolorationis, one genomic window encodes:
- the istA gene encoding IS21 family transposase — MELYLQVRLACADGMSQRAAAKRFNVSRETVRKMLSFSSPPGYRRQSVPQRPKLDGFVAIIDGWLEGDRSVPRKQRHTAKRVFDRLRTEHGFTGGYTIIKDYIREREQRSREMFVPLAHPAGDAQADFGEALVEIGGVEQKAYFFALDLPHSDACYVRAYPAAVAEAWVDGHVHAFAFFGAVPRSIVYDNDRCLVAKILPDGTRQRATLFSAFLSHYVIRDRYARPGKGNEKGNVEGLVGYCRRNFMVPIPKFPTWEAFNLWLEEQCRKRQQDKVRGQSETIGERLERDLAAMQPLPATPFEACDQKGGRVSSQSLVRYRTNDYSVPVAWGHQEVWIRAYVDEVVIGCRSEVIARHPRCYAREEVVFDPLHYLPLIEQKINAFDQAAPLQGWDLPEAFTTLQRLMEGRMHKHGKREYVQVLRLLETFTLADLQAAVEQAIDLGAIGFDAVKHLVLCRIERVPPRLDLDVYPFLPRTTVEKTFARAYLSLLSDRQEAA, encoded by the coding sequence GTGGAACTTTATCTTCAGGTCCGTCTGGCTTGCGCGGATGGCATGAGCCAACGGGCGGCGGCGAAGCGTTTCAATGTGTCGCGCGAAACGGTACGCAAGATGCTGTCGTTTTCATCGCCGCCGGGTTACCGGCGCCAGTCCGTACCGCAGCGCCCGAAGCTGGACGGGTTTGTGGCGATCATTGATGGATGGCTTGAGGGTGACCGCAGTGTCCCGCGCAAGCAACGCCATACGGCGAAGCGGGTATTCGACCGTTTGCGCACCGAGCATGGTTTCACCGGCGGCTATACGATCATCAAGGATTACATCCGGGAGCGCGAACAGCGCAGCCGGGAGATGTTCGTGCCGCTGGCGCACCCTGCGGGAGATGCGCAGGCCGATTTCGGGGAAGCGCTGGTGGAGATCGGCGGGGTGGAGCAGAAGGCCTACTTCTTCGCGCTCGATCTGCCGCACAGTGATGCCTGCTATGTGCGGGCCTATCCGGCGGCGGTGGCGGAGGCCTGGGTGGACGGACACGTGCATGCCTTCGCGTTTTTCGGCGCGGTACCGCGCTCGATCGTCTATGACAACGATCGCTGCCTTGTGGCGAAGATCCTGCCCGACGGCACGCGGCAGCGTGCCACGCTGTTCAGCGCTTTCCTGTCACATTACGTGATCCGCGACCGCTATGCTCGCCCGGGCAAGGGGAACGAGAAAGGCAATGTGGAGGGGCTGGTAGGCTATTGCCGGCGCAACTTCATGGTGCCGATCCCGAAGTTCCCGACCTGGGAGGCGTTCAACCTGTGGCTGGAGGAGCAATGCCGCAAGCGCCAGCAGGACAAGGTGCGCGGGCAGAGCGAGACGATCGGTGAGCGCTTGGAACGCGATCTCGCGGCCATGCAGCCTCTGCCCGCTACACCCTTCGAGGCCTGCGATCAGAAAGGCGGGCGGGTCTCCTCGCAATCCCTGGTGCGCTACAGGACCAACGATTATTCGGTTCCGGTGGCCTGGGGCCATCAGGAGGTCTGGATCAGGGCCTATGTCGATGAGGTGGTGATCGGCTGCCGCAGCGAAGTCATCGCCCGTCATCCTCGTTGCTATGCCCGCGAGGAGGTTGTCTTCGACCCGCTCCATTATCTCCCGCTGATCGAGCAGAAGATCAACGCATTCGACCAGGCTGCGCCTTTGCAGGGCTGGGACCTGCCCGAAGCGTTCACGACACTGCAGCGGTTGATGGAAGGGCGCATGCACAAACATGGCAAGCGCGAATATGTGCAGGTACTGCGCCTGCTGGAAACGTTCACCCTCGCCGATCTCCAGGCGGCGGTCGAACAGGCCATCGATCTTGGCGCCATCGGCTTCGATGCCGTCAAGCACCTCGTCCTGTGCCGGATCGAACGCGTACCGCCCAGGCTGGACCTGGACGTCTATCCCTTCCTGCCACGCACCACGGTCGAGAAGACCTTTGCCAGAGCCTATCTGAGCCTGCTCTCCGACCGGCAGGAGGCCGCATGA
- the istB gene encoding IS21-like element ISSsp5 family helper ATPase IstB, with protein MSDQAPEILLAHHLKALKLPTCLREHHKLARQCAAEGVDHIRFLARLVEMEMIDRERRMVERRIKAARFPAVKSLDSFDFAAIPRLNKMQVLEMARCEWIERRENAIALGPSGTGKTHVALGLGLAACQKGLSVGFTTAAALVSEMMEARDERRLLRFQKQMAGYKLLIIDELGFVPLSKTGAELLFELISQRYERGSTFITSNLPFDEWTETFGSERLTGALLDRLTHHVSILEMNGESYRLAHSRARKAKTRP; from the coding sequence ATGAGCGATCAGGCCCCGGAGATCCTTCTCGCTCACCATCTCAAGGCGCTCAAGCTGCCTACGTGCCTGCGTGAGCATCACAAGCTCGCGCGGCAATGTGCCGCTGAAGGCGTCGATCATATCCGCTTCCTCGCCCGCCTCGTCGAGATGGAAATGATCGACAGGGAGCGTCGCATGGTCGAGCGGCGCATCAAGGCCGCGCGCTTCCCCGCCGTCAAAAGCCTCGACAGCTTCGACTTCGCCGCCATCCCCAGGCTCAACAAGATGCAGGTGCTCGAGATGGCGCGCTGCGAGTGGATCGAGCGGCGTGAGAACGCCATCGCTCTGGGGCCATCAGGCACCGGAAAGACGCACGTAGCGTTGGGGCTCGGACTGGCAGCATGCCAGAAAGGACTGTCGGTGGGCTTCACCACCGCGGCAGCGCTGGTCAGCGAAATGATGGAGGCCCGCGACGAGCGCCGTCTTCTGCGCTTCCAGAAGCAGATGGCCGGATACAAGCTGCTCATCATCGACGAACTGGGCTTTGTGCCGCTCTCCAAGACCGGCGCCGAACTGTTGTTCGAGCTGATCTCCCAGCGTTACGAACGCGGCTCCACCTTCATCACCAGCAACCTGCCCTTCGACGAATGGACCGAAACCTTCGGATCTGAGCGTCTCACAGGCGCGCTCCTCGATCGCCTGACCCATCACGTCAGCATCCTCGAGATGAACGGCGAAAGCTATCGCCTCGCGCACAGCCGGGCCCGCAAGGCCAAAACCAGACCCTGA
- a CDS encoding serine hydrolase domain-containing protein — MSSSAFKGADVSDRLDRAIDNALADNRLVGTVVIVARGGKIAYRRAAGFADRESQKPMQTDSIFRFASVTKPFVTAAVMRLIEDGVVRLDDPVTRFLPDFQPRLSDGSVPVISIRHLLTHTSGLGYPFQEGSDGHYRRLDVSDGLDQPGLSLSENLRRLAAAPLTAAPGSGFRYSLGMDVMGGVVESVTGGSLRDAVRKLVTDPLGIVDTGFAVADVERLATNYFNSESVPVRITDGMVVPLDAFNGSLTFAPSRILDPNSYPSGGGGMVGTAGDVLHFLETIRLGGGPILKPETVEMMATDQLGPQAAAWGPGWGFGFGWAVLADPHAVPSPQSPGTLHWTGGYGNSWFIDRANALTVVAMTNTAFEGMSGKFVSDIRDAVYN, encoded by the coding sequence ATGAGTTCATCAGCCTTTAAAGGCGCGGATGTGTCCGATCGCCTGGATCGCGCGATAGACAATGCTCTCGCCGACAATCGTTTGGTGGGAACGGTCGTGATCGTCGCCCGGGGCGGCAAGATCGCCTATCGCCGCGCGGCGGGATTTGCAGACCGTGAATCGCAAAAGCCGATGCAAACGGATAGCATTTTCCGATTTGCATCGGTGACCAAACCCTTTGTCACCGCCGCCGTGATGCGCCTGATCGAGGATGGTGTTGTGAGGCTGGACGATCCAGTGACGCGCTTCCTGCCCGACTTTCAGCCGCGCCTGTCCGATGGATCGGTTCCGGTCATCTCGATCCGCCATCTGCTCACGCACACATCGGGGCTCGGCTATCCGTTTCAGGAAGGGAGCGATGGCCATTATCGTCGCCTCGACGTCTCCGACGGGTTGGATCAACCGGGATTGTCGCTATCCGAGAATCTTCGGCGCCTGGCTGCCGCCCCGCTTACCGCCGCACCGGGGTCGGGTTTTCGCTATTCCCTTGGCATGGATGTGATGGGAGGGGTGGTTGAGAGCGTTACCGGTGGTTCGCTACGCGATGCTGTGCGCAAACTGGTCACGGATCCGCTGGGTATCGTCGATACCGGCTTTGCCGTTGCGGATGTTGAGCGGCTCGCGACGAATTACTTCAACAGCGAATCCGTTCCCGTCCGCATCACGGACGGCATGGTAGTGCCTCTGGATGCCTTCAACGGGTCGCTAACGTTCGCGCCGAGCCGTATCCTGGATCCAAACTCCTATCCGTCAGGCGGGGGTGGGATGGTGGGGACTGCGGGCGACGTCCTGCACTTTCTGGAAACCATCCGGCTCGGGGGTGGTCCGATCCTGAAGCCTGAAACAGTCGAGATGATGGCGACCGATCAGCTCGGACCTCAGGCTGCGGCCTGGGGGCCGGGTTGGGGCTTCGGCTTCGGCTGGGCAGTGCTTGCAGATCCGCACGCCGTCCCGTCGCCGCAGTCTCCCGGAACGCTTCACTGGACCGGCGGATACGGCAATAGCTGGTTCATCGATCGTGCAAACGCGCTGACGGTCGTGGCCATGACCAACACGGCCTTTGAGGGTATGTCGGGGAAGTTCGTGTCCGACATCCGGGACGCCGTCTACAACTGA
- a CDS encoding alpha/beta fold hydrolase — translation MERGLPTKALWDRLPEIVRFRDQPGMTETYSFAGAEGTTELEGQLFRQRARPSKAVYLFMHPTATVQLLPMPEALADAGLHVLCASSRYPRNDSALIMEKVAYDMGQWVRHARESLGYEKVILVGWSGGGSLSLFYAAQSEHPTITHTPAGDLYDLTAARLQRVDGIVLIAAHLSRAEVLTEWLDPSVIDEFDPDTRDLEFDIYSPDCPNKPPFTADFIAAFRERQRARNRRITAWAEEMLATLRRRNDGETERAFVTHRTMCDVRWIDPTIDPNGRAPGASYLGNPRTVNVGPAGLARFSTLRSWLSQWSYDLSNSKAAVNATKIHRTPVLQIENEADDAVPASHNPIIHNALTVANKEFVSIKGATHFYQGQPEHVSACIDGIIDWSHRNDL, via the coding sequence ATGGAGAGAGGATTGCCGACAAAGGCGCTATGGGATCGCCTTCCCGAAATCGTTCGCTTCCGCGATCAACCGGGGATGACGGAGACCTACAGTTTTGCGGGCGCCGAGGGCACGACCGAGCTGGAAGGCCAGCTGTTCCGGCAGAGAGCGCGGCCATCTAAGGCGGTCTATTTGTTCATGCACCCCACAGCCACGGTCCAGCTGCTCCCAATGCCTGAGGCGCTTGCCGATGCGGGGTTGCACGTACTTTGCGCGTCGAGTCGCTACCCGAGAAACGATAGTGCGCTGATTATGGAAAAGGTCGCCTACGACATGGGCCAGTGGGTGCGCCACGCGCGCGAGTCGCTGGGTTATGAAAAGGTGATCCTGGTGGGATGGTCGGGCGGCGGCTCGCTATCGCTGTTTTATGCGGCCCAGTCTGAACATCCGACAATCACCCACACGCCCGCCGGCGACCTTTATGACCTGACAGCAGCGCGGCTGCAGCGGGTTGACGGAATAGTCCTCATCGCCGCCCACCTCAGCCGGGCGGAAGTGCTGACCGAATGGCTTGACCCCTCCGTCATCGACGAATTCGACCCGGACACGCGCGATCTCGAATTCGATATCTATAGTCCGGACTGCCCGAACAAACCACCATTCACCGCTGACTTCATCGCCGCCTTCCGCGAGAGGCAGCGGGCCCGCAATCGCAGAATTACCGCCTGGGCCGAGGAAATGCTTGCCACGCTCCGTCGTCGCAACGACGGCGAAACCGAACGCGCCTTCGTCACGCACCGCACGATGTGCGACGTGCGCTGGATTGATCCGACGATCGACCCCAATGGACGCGCGCCGGGGGCATCCTATCTTGGCAATCCACGCACGGTGAACGTGGGACCCGCTGGTTTGGCGCGATTCTCAACCCTGCGCTCGTGGCTGTCGCAATGGTCCTACGACCTATCCAACTCCAAGGCTGCCGTTAACGCGACAAAGATCCATCGGACCCCTGTGCTGCAGATCGAGAATGAAGCGGACGACGCGGTTCCCGCGAGCCATAATCCGATCATTCACAACGCGCTCACCGTTGCGAACAAGGAATTTGTGAGCATCAAGGGCGCGACCCATTTCTACCAGGGCCAGCCCGAACATGTCAGCGCTTGTATCGACGGGATCATCGACTGGAGCCACCGCAACGATTTGTGA
- the istB gene encoding IS21-like element helper ATPase IstB: MPAGTTAGTPQVLLTHHLKQLKLPTVLREYEKLARECARDGVDHTRYLLRLIELELIDRERRTVERRIRAARFPAVKSLDTFDFTAIPSLNKMLVLELARCEYILRRENIIALGNSGTGKTHVALALGLAACQKGFTVAFTTAAALVNQLMEARDEKRLLKMQRDLAAVKLLIVDELGYVPLSPTGAELLFETFSQRYERGSTIVTSNLPFEDWTQVLGSERLTGALLDRLTHHVSILTMNGDSYRLKQSAHRRRAAGAEQNQATPAHATD; this comes from the coding sequence ATGCCGGCCGGCACCACGGCAGGCACGCCTCAGGTTCTGCTGACGCATCACCTCAAGCAGCTCAAGCTGCCGACGGTACTGCGCGAGTATGAGAAGCTGGCCCGGGAATGCGCGCGTGATGGCGTCGATCATACCCGCTACCTGCTGCGCCTCATCGAACTGGAGCTGATCGACCGGGAACGCCGCACGGTCGAGCGCCGGATCCGTGCCGCCCGGTTCCCGGCGGTGAAGAGCCTCGATACCTTCGACTTCACGGCCATCCCCAGCCTCAACAAGATGCTCGTCCTGGAGCTGGCGCGTTGCGAATACATCCTGCGGCGGGAAAACATCATCGCGCTGGGTAACAGCGGCACCGGCAAGACCCACGTCGCGCTCGCGCTGGGCCTGGCGGCCTGCCAGAAGGGCTTCACCGTCGCGTTCACCACCGCCGCGGCGCTGGTGAACCAGTTGATGGAAGCCCGCGACGAAAAGCGGTTGCTCAAGATGCAGCGCGACCTTGCCGCCGTGAAGCTGCTGATCGTTGACGAACTGGGCTACGTTCCGCTCTCGCCCACGGGCGCGGAACTGTTGTTCGAAACCTTCTCGCAGCGTTACGAGCGGGGATCGACGATCGTCACCTCCAACCTGCCGTTCGAGGACTGGACCCAAGTTCTGGGGTCCGAGCGGCTCACCGGAGCGCTGCTCGACCGGCTCACCCACCACGTCAGCATCCTCACCATGAACGGCGACAGCTACCGCCTCAAGCAGTCCGCCCACCGCCGCCGCGCTGCCGGGGCGGAGCAAAACCAGGCCACTCCCGCCCACGCCACCGACTGA
- the istA gene encoding IS21 family transposase, which translates to MFAVEVYAAVRRFVFVEGNSQREAAKVFGLSRDTIAKMCRFSLPPGYTRTKPVAKPKLGPLLPVIDRILAEDRIAPVKQRHTAKRIFERLRDEHGYGGGYTVVKDYVRQCRARSRETFVPLAHPPGHAQVDFGEAVGVIGGVRQKVHFFCMDLPQSDACFVKAYPAETTEAFLDGHVSACAFFGAVPCSILYDNTKIAVAKICGDGKRERTQAFTGLVSHYLFTDRFGRPGKGNDKGKVEGLVKHARTHFMVPIPQAASYDDFNAELERRCRARQEERAGRHSQTIGERLVADLAAMRPLPSGTFEPCETRIARVSSTALVRYRTNDYSVPTRYGFQDVVVKGFVDQVVILCGSEEIARHPRCYGEAMFVANPLHYLALIETKPGALDQAAALQGWDLPEVFQHLRHLLEARMGNKGKREFIQVLRLLEAIPMEVVTLAINEAIHIGAIGFDAVKQIALARIERRPARLDLASYPHLPKMEVKTTRAADYATLLPELAA; encoded by the coding sequence ATGTTTGCCGTGGAGGTCTACGCAGCGGTTCGCCGTTTTGTGTTTGTGGAAGGGAACAGTCAGCGTGAGGCGGCGAAGGTCTTTGGCCTGAGCCGTGATACGATTGCCAAGATGTGCCGGTTCTCGCTGCCGCCGGGCTACACGCGCACGAAGCCGGTGGCGAAGCCGAAGCTGGGGCCGTTGCTGCCGGTGATTGACCGGATCCTGGCGGAGGACCGGATAGCGCCGGTGAAGCAGCGGCACACGGCCAAGCGGATATTCGAGCGTTTGCGCGACGAGCATGGCTATGGCGGTGGCTACACGGTGGTGAAGGATTACGTTCGGCAGTGCCGAGCGCGCAGCCGCGAGACGTTCGTACCGCTGGCGCATCCACCGGGCCACGCGCAGGTGGATTTTGGCGAGGCGGTGGGGGTGATCGGCGGCGTCCGGCAGAAGGTGCATTTCTTCTGCATGGACCTGCCTCAGTCGGATGCCTGCTTCGTGAAGGCCTATCCGGCGGAGACGACCGAGGCTTTCCTCGACGGGCACGTTTCGGCATGTGCGTTCTTCGGCGCCGTGCCGTGCTCGATCCTGTACGACAACACGAAGATCGCGGTCGCGAAGATCTGCGGTGACGGCAAGCGCGAGCGCACCCAGGCCTTCACCGGACTGGTCAGCCACTACCTGTTCACCGATCGCTTCGGGCGCCCCGGCAAGGGCAATGACAAGGGAAAGGTCGAAGGGCTGGTCAAGCACGCGCGGACACACTTCATGGTGCCGATCCCGCAGGCGGCGAGCTACGACGACTTTAACGCGGAATTGGAACGCCGCTGCCGCGCTCGGCAGGAAGAGCGGGCCGGACGGCACAGCCAGACGATCGGCGAGCGGCTCGTGGCCGACCTGGCTGCGATGCGTCCCTTGCCGTCAGGGACGTTCGAGCCGTGCGAGACGCGGATCGCCCGCGTATCGTCGACAGCATTGGTGCGCTACCGGACCAACGACTACTCGGTTCCGACCCGCTACGGCTTCCAGGACGTGGTGGTGAAGGGCTTCGTCGATCAGGTCGTCATCCTGTGCGGCAGCGAGGAGATCGCCCGTCACCCGCGCTGCTATGGCGAGGCCATGTTCGTGGCGAACCCGCTCCATTATCTGGCGCTGATCGAGACCAAGCCAGGAGCACTCGACCAAGCTGCCGCGTTGCAGGGCTGGGACTTGCCCGAGGTGTTCCAGCATCTGCGTCACCTCCTGGAGGCGCGGATGGGCAACAAGGGCAAACGCGAGTTCATCCAGGTGCTGCGTCTTCTGGAGGCCATCCCGATGGAGGTGGTCACCTTGGCGATAAACGAGGCGATCCATATCGGCGCGATCGGCTTCGATGCGGTCAAGCAGATCGCGCTGGCGCGCATCGAGCGCAGACCCGCCCGGCTCGATCTGGCCTCCTATCCGCACCTACCCAAGATGGAGGTAAAGACGACCCGCGCCGCCGACTATGCCACGCTCCTGCCGGAACTGGCAGCATGA
- a CDS encoding transglycosylase SLT domain-containing protein codes for MMPADIPPAIHEKVVCSIGAAAKYGVPANIILAVAQKEGGKPGQWVRNTNATYDIGSMQFNTAYIRTLARYGIGTADVAQPGCYSYDLAAWRLRGHIKNDRGDIWTRVANYHSRTPIHNAPYRAAIMVYAHQWGSWLSSRFHTYDTLTVTPQTIATVNNAPVTTAPVIAARPTPQASPVRVAAVAKRAPRASPKAGSMNPYSSPIRVVSYNPSGYVPRSIAAVEE; via the coding sequence ATGATGCCAGCGGATATCCCGCCCGCGATCCATGAAAAGGTCGTCTGCTCGATCGGCGCGGCGGCCAAGTATGGCGTGCCTGCCAACATCATCCTTGCCGTCGCTCAAAAGGAAGGCGGCAAGCCGGGGCAATGGGTCCGCAACACCAACGCGACCTATGATATCGGCTCGATGCAGTTCAACACCGCCTATATTCGCACGCTCGCGCGCTACGGGATCGGGACGGCGGACGTGGCGCAACCGGGCTGCTATTCCTACGATCTGGCGGCGTGGCGGCTGCGCGGACACATCAAAAACGATCGCGGCGATATCTGGACGCGGGTGGCGAATTACCACTCGCGAACGCCGATCCACAACGCCCCTTATCGGGCGGCGATCATGGTCTATGCACACCAATGGGGTAGCTGGCTGTCGTCGCGCTTCCATACCTATGACACTCTGACCGTGACGCCTCAGACGATCGCGACGGTGAATAATGCGCCGGTCACAACCGCCCCTGTCATCGCTGCGAGGCCGACTCCCCAAGCCTCGCCTGTTCGGGTGGCGGCCGTAGCGAAGCGCGCTCCTCGGGCCTCTCCGAAGGCCGGGAGCATGAACCCCTATTCGTCGCCGATCCGGGTGGTTTCCTACAATCCCTCCGGATACGTCCCGCGCTCGATCGCGGCCGTGGAGGAATGA
- a CDS encoding IS6-like element IS6100 family transposase, producing the protein MTDFKWRHFQGDVILWAVRWYCRYPISYRDLEEMLAERGISVDHTTIYRWVQCYAPEMEKRLRWFWRRGFDPSWRLDETYVKVRGKWTYLYRAVDKRGDTIDFYLSPTRSAKAAKRFLDKALRGLKHWEKPATLNTDKAPSYGAAITELKREGKLDRETAHRQVKYLNNVIEADHGKLKILIKPVRGFKSIPTAYATIKGFEVMRALRKGQARPWCLQPGIRGEVRLVERAFGIGPSALTEAMGMLNHHFAAAA; encoded by the coding sequence ATGACGGATTTCAAGTGGCGCCATTTCCAGGGTGATGTGATCCTGTGGGCGGTGCGCTGGTATTGTCGCTATCCGATCAGCTATCGCGACCTTGAGGAAATGCTGGCGGAACGCGGCATTTCGGTCGACCATACGACGATCTATCGCTGGGTCCAGTGCTACGCCCCGGAGATGGAGAAGCGGCTGCGCTGGTTCTGGCGGCGTGGCTTTGATCCGAGCTGGCGCCTGGATGAAACCTACGTCAAGGTGCGGGGCAAGTGGACCTACCTGTACCGGGCAGTCGACAAGCGGGGCGACACGATCGATTTCTACCTGTCGCCGACCCGCAGCGCCAAGGCAGCGAAGCGGTTCCTGGACAAGGCCCTGCGAGGCCTGAAGCACTGGGAAAAGCCTGCCACGCTCAATACCGACAAAGCGCCGAGCTATGGTGCAGCGATCACCGAATTGAAGCGCGAAGGAAAGCTGGACCGGGAGACGGCCCACCGGCAGGTGAAGTATCTCAATAACGTGATCGAGGCCGATCACGGAAAGCTCAAGATACTGATCAAGCCGGTGCGCGGTTTCAAATCGATCCCCACGGCCTATGCCACGATCAAGGGATTCGAAGTCATGCGAGCCCTGCGCAAAGGACAGGCTCGCCCCTGGTGCCTGCAGCCCGGCATCAGGGGCGAGGTGCGCCTTGTGGAGAGAGCTTTTGGCATTGGGCCCTCGGCGCTGACGGAGGCCATGGGCATGCTCAACCACCATTTCGCAGCAGCCGCCTGA
- a CDS encoding aldehyde dehydrogenase family protein: MDGAFLPAGDGFELPVFDPTSGQQASALREADAAEVDAAVKAARAAFGPWSALGSEARSNVLQAIDAKLRAHGDELAELEARTSGLPISGVRPLIDRAAENFKRFAEVASMMAGETFQQNEKYLTYTTREAKGVAALIAPWNAPLALGSMRLATCIAFGNTCVLKPSEYTPQSTLRMVELMHEAGLPKGVVNVVNGRGSVTGEALTTHPDIDMIGFTGGTTTGRRIMAAAGERLTPVTMELGGKSAAIVAPDADLERALDGTLLAIYASNGQQCLGGSRILVHESIAEEFIAAFVARAKAIRIGDPCDPATEMGPLAFEAHRAHVQHYLEVAREDGAEILHGGTAPEGRTQGWFMEPIVARAPSNAARICQEEIFGPFATFLTYSDLDEAIAMANASDFGLVSYVWTRDLATAMACSARIRAGTIWVNTPMMRELRAPFGGYKESGIGRDGARHCADFFTEAKTTSIPLEDTPIRRLGA, translated from the coding sequence ATTGACGGCGCCTTCCTTCCGGCCGGGGACGGCTTCGAGCTTCCCGTCTTCGATCCGACCAGTGGCCAGCAGGCGAGCGCGCTGCGCGAGGCCGATGCGGCTGAAGTCGATGCGGCGGTCAAGGCCGCGCGCGCGGCGTTCGGGCCGTGGAGCGCGCTTGGTAGCGAGGCGCGCAGCAATGTGCTCCAGGCCATCGATGCCAAGCTGCGCGCGCACGGCGATGAGCTTGCCGAGCTGGAAGCGCGCACTTCGGGCCTCCCGATCTCGGGCGTGCGCCCGCTGATCGACCGCGCCGCCGAGAATTTCAAGCGCTTTGCCGAGGTCGCCAGCATGATGGCGGGCGAGACCTTCCAGCAGAACGAGAAGTACCTCACTTACACCACCCGAGAAGCCAAGGGCGTTGCCGCGCTCATCGCGCCGTGGAACGCGCCGCTGGCGCTGGGCTCGATGCGCCTTGCGACCTGCATCGCCTTTGGCAACACCTGCGTTCTGAAGCCGTCCGAATACACCCCCCAGTCGACCCTGCGCATGGTCGAGCTGATGCACGAGGCGGGCCTTCCCAAGGGCGTGGTCAATGTCGTCAACGGCCGGGGTAGCGTGACCGGGGAAGCGCTCACCACCCACCCGGACATCGACATGATCGGCTTTACCGGCGGAACCACCACGGGGCGCCGGATCATGGCGGCGGCGGGCGAGCGGCTGACCCCGGTGACGATGGAACTGGGCGGCAAGTCGGCGGCCATCGTCGCGCCCGATGCGGACCTGGAACGCGCGCTCGACGGCACGCTGCTCGCCATCTACGCCAGCAACGGCCAGCAGTGCCTGGGCGGCTCGCGCATCCTTGTCCACGAATCCATCGCCGAGGAATTCATCGCCGCCTTCGTCGCGCGCGCCAAGGCCATCCGCATCGGCGATCCGTGCGATCCGGCGACCGAGATGGGCCCGCTCGCCTTCGAGGCGCACCGCGCGCACGTGCAGCACTACCTGGAAGTGGCGCGCGAGGACGGGGCCGAGATCCTGCACGGCGGCACCGCTCCCGAAGGCCGTACACAAGGCTGGTTCATGGAGCCCATCGTCGCGCGCGCGCCCAGCAATGCGGCGCGGATCTGCCAGGAGGAGATCTTCGGGCCCTTTGCGACGTTCCTCACCTATTCCGACCTCGACGAGGCGATCGCGATGGCCAACGCTTCCGACTTCGGCCTTGTCTCCTATGTCTGGACGCGCGATCTGGCGACGGCCATGGCCTGCAGCGCGCGCATCCGCGCGGGCACGATCTGGGTCAACACGCCGATGATGCGCGAATTGCGCGCGCCGTTCGGCGGCTACAAGGAATCGGGCATCGGCCGCGACGGCGCGCGCCACTGCGCGGACTTCTTTACAGAGGCCAAGACCACCTCGATCCCGCTGGAGGATACGCCGATCCGCCGTCTCGGCGCCTGA